A genomic region of Stenotrophomonas sp. NA06056 contains the following coding sequences:
- a CDS encoding DUF1365 domain-containing protein: MSASAIYFGHVEHRRYHPHAHAFRYPIAQLLLDLDELDQVFAGRWLWSVGRRNVAEFRRSDYFGDPTTSLSDAVRDHAATVLGRRPDGPVRLLTHLRFGGHVFNPVSFYYCYQADGETLDCIVAEITNTPWKERHAYVLPVATAVQQGRALRWQFDKAFHVSPFMPMDCAYDWRFTAPADDLRVHMQVWRDGQRQFDATQSMQRRPIDGRGLARVLACYPLMSAQVVTAIHWQALRLWLKRNPVHDHPSLAEKPR; this comes from the coding sequence GTGAGCGCCAGCGCCATCTACTTCGGGCACGTCGAGCATCGCCGTTACCATCCGCATGCGCATGCGTTCCGCTACCCGATCGCGCAGCTGCTGCTGGACCTGGACGAACTGGACCAGGTCTTTGCCGGCCGCTGGCTGTGGTCGGTCGGGCGCCGCAATGTGGCAGAGTTCCGCCGCAGCGACTACTTCGGCGACCCGACGACTTCCCTGTCCGACGCAGTGCGCGATCACGCAGCCACGGTGCTCGGGCGACGCCCCGACGGTCCGGTGCGCCTGCTGACCCACCTGCGTTTCGGCGGCCACGTGTTCAACCCGGTCAGCTTCTACTACTGCTACCAGGCTGACGGGGAAACCCTGGACTGCATCGTCGCCGAGATCACCAATACCCCCTGGAAGGAGCGGCACGCCTATGTGCTGCCGGTCGCAACCGCGGTGCAGCAGGGTCGCGCCCTACGCTGGCAGTTCGACAAGGCCTTCCACGTTTCACCCTTCATGCCGATGGATTGCGCGTATGACTGGCGCTTCACCGCGCCCGCGGACGACCTGCGCGTGCACATGCAGGTCTGGCGCGACGGCCAACGACAGTTCGATGCGACCCAGAGCATGCAGCGGCGGCCCATCGATGGCCGTGGGCTTGCCCGCGTGCTGGCCTGCTACCCCTTGATGAGCGCGCAGGTGGTCACCGCCATCCACTGGCAGGCACTGCGCCTCTGGCTCAAGCGCAACCCCGTGCACGACCATCCTTCCCTTGCCGAGAAACCACGATGA
- a CDS encoding FAD-dependent oxidoreductase translates to MRIAIIGSGIAGLSSAWWLDGEHDVTLFEANDYLGGHTHTHDVTVDGRRLAVDTGFIVFNALHYPLLSALFDELGVASQPTTMSFSMHSERSGVEYNATSLDGLFCQRRNLVSPRFWGMLSDLRRFYRDAPLLLGEVDGPTLGQYLHSQSYGEAFVQEHLLPMASALWSSPTAQVLDFPARYLVQFMANHQMLQMTGRAPWRVVKGGSARYVEALRARWRVHERLECPVHAVERMPWGARVHTANGIEGFDEVILACHSDQALALLPDADPVEHAVLGAIRYQPNQAVLHTDASLLPANRKAWAAWNAHVPRDPSAPCTVSYCMNLLQGLPGDTPLVVTLNRSEAIDPAKVLRRLQYAHPVHDHIAVQAQQRWAEVQGHRHTWFAGAYWGWGFHEDGIRSARRLVDALQARSFRSHSAQQAEVPA, encoded by the coding sequence ATGCGCATCGCGATCATCGGCTCCGGCATCGCCGGCCTGTCCAGCGCCTGGTGGCTGGACGGCGAGCATGACGTCACCTTGTTCGAGGCGAACGATTACCTGGGCGGCCACACCCACACCCACGACGTAACCGTGGACGGTCGCAGGCTGGCGGTCGATACCGGCTTCATCGTCTTCAACGCCCTGCACTACCCGCTGTTGTCTGCCCTGTTCGATGAACTCGGGGTGGCCTCGCAGCCCACCACGATGAGTTTCTCGATGCACAGCGAGCGCAGTGGCGTGGAGTACAACGCCACCTCGCTGGATGGCCTGTTCTGCCAGCGAAGAAACCTGGTGTCCCCGCGCTTCTGGGGCATGCTGTCAGACCTGCGTCGCTTCTATCGCGATGCCCCCCTGCTGCTCGGCGAGGTGGACGGTCCGACGCTGGGCCAGTATCTGCACAGCCAGAGCTATGGTGAGGCGTTCGTGCAGGAGCATCTGCTGCCGATGGCCTCGGCATTGTGGTCGTCGCCGACGGCACAGGTGCTGGACTTCCCGGCGCGTTACCTGGTGCAGTTCATGGCCAATCACCAGATGCTGCAGATGACCGGACGCGCGCCCTGGCGCGTGGTCAAGGGCGGTTCGGCGCGCTATGTTGAGGCGCTGCGTGCGCGATGGCGGGTGCACGAACGGCTGGAGTGTCCTGTGCACGCGGTCGAGCGCATGCCCTGGGGGGCGCGCGTGCACACGGCGAACGGCATCGAAGGCTTCGATGAGGTGATCCTGGCCTGCCACAGCGACCAGGCCCTGGCCCTGCTGCCTGACGCGGATCCGGTGGAGCACGCGGTGCTTGGTGCGATCCGCTACCAGCCCAACCAGGCCGTGCTGCACACCGACGCCTCGCTGCTGCCGGCCAACCGCAAGGCGTGGGCGGCCTGGAATGCTCATGTGCCGCGCGATCCTTCCGCACCTTGCACGGTCAGCTACTGCATGAACCTGCTCCAGGGGCTGCCCGGCGACACGCCGTTGGTGGTGACCCTCAACCGCAGCGAGGCCATCGATCCGGCCAAGGTGCTGCGTCGCCTGCAGTACGCGCACCCCGTGCATGACCACATTGCGGTACAGGCACAGCAGCGTTGGGCCGAGGTGCAGGGACATCGCCACACCTGGTTCGCGGGTGCCTACTGGGGCTGGGGTTTCCACGAGGACGGCATCCGCAGTGCCCGCCGCCTGGTCGACGCGCTGCAGGCACGCTCATTCCGCAGCCACAGCGCGCAGCAAGCGGAGGTGCCCGCGTGA
- a CDS encoding acyl-CoA desaturase, whose amino-acid sequence MASAAPPLRRRSRLLRTFQRWFDTDAGSEAVAEGGQGERIDWLRALPFALLHVACLAVIWVGVSWTAVAVAVFLYAIRMFAITAFYHRYFSHRTFEASRTVQFVFAVIGAASVQRGPLWWAAHHRHHHRHADQPQDPHSPRQRGFWRSHMGWFLTRGAFATDLQRIPDLAKFPELRWLDRFDTVVPVLLAAALYSLGALLERVAPSLHTSGPQLLVWGFFISTVVLFHATVTINSLAHRFGRRRFETRDDSRNNLWLALLTFGEGWHNNHHFFPGTARQGFRWWEIDISWYGLRMMAALGLVKGLKPIPAWVLAKARH is encoded by the coding sequence ATGGCATCCGCAGCGCCTCCACTCCGCAGACGTTCGCGCCTGTTGCGCACCTTCCAGCGCTGGTTCGATACCGATGCCGGAAGCGAAGCGGTGGCCGAAGGTGGCCAGGGTGAGCGCATCGACTGGTTGCGCGCCCTGCCCTTCGCGCTGCTGCACGTGGCCTGCCTCGCGGTGATCTGGGTAGGCGTGTCGTGGACGGCGGTCGCCGTCGCAGTGTTCCTGTACGCGATCAGGATGTTCGCCATCACCGCGTTCTATCACCGCTACTTCTCGCACCGTACGTTCGAGGCATCGCGCACCGTGCAGTTCGTGTTCGCGGTCATCGGTGCCGCCAGCGTGCAGCGCGGTCCGTTGTGGTGGGCAGCACACCATCGCCATCATCACCGCCACGCCGATCAACCGCAGGACCCGCACTCCCCTCGCCAGCGCGGATTCTGGCGCAGCCACATGGGATGGTTCCTCACCCGCGGCGCCTTTGCCACCGACCTGCAGCGCATTCCCGATCTGGCCAAGTTCCCCGAGCTGCGCTGGCTGGACCGCTTCGACACCGTGGTGCCCGTGTTGCTGGCCGCTGCGCTGTATAGTCTTGGCGCCCTGCTCGAGCGCGTGGCCCCATCGTTGCACACCTCCGGCCCGCAGCTGCTGGTCTGGGGCTTCTTCATCTCCACCGTCGTGCTGTTCCATGCCACGGTCACCATCAACTCGCTGGCGCACCGCTTCGGCCGGCGCCGCTTCGAGACCCGCGATGACAGCCGCAACAACCTGTGGCTGGCCCTGCTGACCTTCGGTGAGGGCTGGCACAACAACCACCACTTCTTCCCCGGCACCGCGCGCCAGGGCTTCCGCTGGTGGGAGATCGACATCAGCTGGTATGGCCTGCGGATGATGGCTGCGCTGGGCCTGGTGAAGGGCCTCAAGCCGATCCCGGCCTGGGTGCTGGCCAAGGCGAGGCACTGA